The segment ggagggagggagggagcaagtgCACTTGGGTCTCACTGTGGCCAACCAGTGGTGAAAACAGCTGTTCTAGGTCCCTGGTCAGCTGGTGAGTGAGAGGAAGCAGCCATAGAGGCTTTGTCACTGTCAGGGCGGAGTCTGTGGTAGACTTTCCTGGTTCTGCTCTTTGACAGACGATGCTGTGCCTCCAGTTAAagggcagctttttttttttttttaatttattttatttattatatatgtaagtacaccatagctgtcttcagatatcagatacaccagaagagggcatcagatccctttacagatggttgtgagccaccatgtggttgctgggaattgaactcaggacctctggaagagcagtcgggtgctcttaaccactgagccatctctccagcccaaagggCAGCTTTGATAAGCACACACTTCACTGTAATTATGCTCTGCGTGAGGCTCTAGGTCAACCGAATTTTAGTATTTACTTTGTCTTATATTATCCAGTTATGCTGATTCAGTCACTACGCAGGCAAGGGTGGCATGGTATGCGGGAGATGCTGAATCTCTGTTCTTGTTCTGTTGCAGGTTTTAGCAAGCAGATGGTGGAAATCCTTCACAAACACAATATTCAGTTCAGCAGTTTTGATATCTTCTCAGATGAAGAAGTTCGACAGGGGCTCAAAACATACTCTAATTGGCCCACCTATCCTCAGCTCTATGTTTCTGGAGAGCTCATAGGAGGACTTGACATAATTAAGGTTAGATTCTTCATAAAGATACTTTGTTTAGAGCACCCTTTTCTAAAGCGTTGTAATAAATTGAAAGCACATATTTCTTACTGTACCTCAGGATTTACTAATGAGAACTCAGTATTTCTGATAGACATTTGTCAGTATGCCACAGTGGGGCTGGTCATGGTGGTTTATGTTGTCACAATGTGCTTCTTTCAGGAGCTGGAAGCATCAGAAGAACTAGATACAATTTGTCCCAAAGCACCCAAGTTAGAGGAAAGGTAAGTGCTAGAAATCTGACAGCAGTATGCTCTGTCTATCTTAACAGTCTACAAATCTTGTTAAGGCATTGTTCTGAGTAGACACCAAACATTTAGTGTTTGCCTGTTTGGGTTATAATGTGGTGTTCCTTAGCACCTTGTCTTGCAAACTTGGGATGCTCTCGTGTGGACAGGAGGTGTTTTAGCAATTATGAAGAGTGTACTTGATACTGTAGAAATGTCACTTTCAGTGGGTCCAGGGTCCTATTTGGTTCTTGCTCTTTTGTATGAGCATAGCACCTCTGTTTTTGTGTGCCCCTCAAGTGCTGTGTTCAGTCCCAGAATGTGGTAAGAGTTTAATGGGAAAAGCTAGGGTTCTCAGAGGCTTCTTTAAGCCATAGTCACAAAACTCAGGCAGACTCTGGAGCTGTGAAACCATCTTTCTATTTATGAGGCATTACAGCCGGCTTTAGAAGTCTTGTAGAAATGGTAGATTTTGGTATAGAGGGATATGTGAAGGGAATTCTATCGTAATAAATGTGAATTTATTAattcacatttttatattaattaaaaataatttatcttgAAATGCATCAGAGCTCAACAATTATTGGGCCTTGAGTTTGTAATTTTCTTGCTATTTCACATTTTGAGAATTTCTATGTGTATTTAATAAAGAACATTTGTCTAAACTTAATCCAAGTACTCCTTAGGAACAATATTCTATATATGTCACGCTGGCCCAATGCCACTGGTCTGTACCCTGTATCATCTGTTGTGATGAGAAGATAGTGGTGTTGTGATACCACACGGGCCTGCTTGTGGTCTTTATCATGGCCCATGATATCCTTGCCCCCTGAGGCTGTGCTGCTCCTAGGGAGGCTCTGCATTTCATACCCCTGGATTGCCTCTGACACTGTCCTTGCTGCTGTTGCCCGGTCTTCCTCAAATCTTCTTTCCTAAagtgctgcttctggctctcCCTGCTTCAGGCACACACAGATCCTGACTAGAGCTACATGTTTTGGGTAGCAATTTAAGGAGCTCCTGTCTAGCAACATGACGAGTATTACTGGAGATGATTTAGCTTGGTTTCGGTGGCTAGATCATCTGGTGAGTGGGCTTGGCTAGCTTTGTTCCTGTGGAGGGGCTGGAAGTGTAAGTGTCATGGACTGTGTGATCTGTGTACTTGACCAGAGTCAGCTTTCTTCTATAAGATTTTGACCTGTGCGGCCTCCACAGCATGAGAAAAGTGAAGAGAAAATGATGTGACCCATTGTCtgtatactgattttttttcctgaagatttAAACTTTGTTCCAAATTTGGGTGATTAACATTCCTGATGGATAGCAAGTTAGATTGTGCTTTTTGACAGGTGGTATATAAGATTAAAACAAGAACTGTTTATTGCTTGTGGTTAGTGTGGGTGGAGGACTAGGATTTTGCTTTCTTAGGCTCACTGCCCTGCTCTGGTGTGCAGAGCATTATGCACCATCGTGATGGGAAGTGCTCACTGCTTCATTTTAGGAACTGGTAGATGGCTCGGTACACAGGCCCCCCATCGAATAATTCCTTACTGAattggttattattatttttttagtacTACAAGTTGATGGGCTTAAATTGCAACTTGAAAGAACATTCGTTGCCTTAAAAAGCCATATTATGTTTTACAGTGGCTCAGGGAGCGCATGAAATAAAGGAAAGTGTCAATGCTTTTGCTTGTTTAGTACCACTCAAAGCTGTGAGCCGTCATCCTGCTATCCCTCAAATATGCCTGCTACTCATGAagcagagcagaagtggtgtttAATAATTGAGCTGAGCCATTTTATATCAATTTTCTCTCTTCAGGCTCAAAGTGCTGACCAATAAAGCTTCTGTGATGCTctttatgaaaggaaacaaacaGGTAAAGAACTCAAAAATGGTTTTATTTGTAATTTCTTTTGATGTTAACATCTGCAGCAAGGGGACAGTTAAGTCTTTTTTTCTGGTTTAGCTAATGAAGCTGTAGTGGTATCAGGAAGTTATCCAGGCTTTAATTGGTGCTTATGGAGATCAAACAAAGTAATCTCCATTTTGCTTGACTTTATCATCAGCATCTCAGCAGGGTGCATTTCTTTCTGCTGCCAAACTTTGTCAGCTGAAGTGGTCAACACTGCCAACACTTAGCCAGGACCTTTTTTGAGGATGTGGACTGTGGGTAGGTGAATGTCCCTGGTAGTCCTGAGGGTCTTGTCCTTAGGTCCACAGAGTAGGAAATAAATCCTGACAGTGGCCTTAGTGCTCTGAGGGAGCATGATTGGTTCTTGTAGTCCGATGAAAGTACATACTGAATTAGTTTGCTAGCTTTCCTTGCACTCATTAAGTGGTGAAAGCAGATTCTCCCCTGTGTTGGGATTAGATTGGTAATTTCAAAAAACTAGTCCTGTCATTTGTCTTACACTTTGAAGTTAACAGTTGAGCCTCAGCTGTTGAACTTCAGGCAGGCAAAGCTGTGCAGTTTGCTTTTCTCTCAGGATAAGGAGACTAAatctcagaaagctgaggcagtgGAGTGAGGCAGCTGCTCGGGCTCTGGACAAGCCACCTTTGGCAGGTGACCCTTGCCTCCCATGTGCCTTTTTGTGAATGGATCTATTGATGCCATAGGACTGTTTTAACCTCAGGTTGCCATGGTATCAACACAGGGAAGGCCATTAGTTAAAGCAGCAACTGTTAATGTAGCTAGTGTGATGAAAATAATAAGGAAGCACGAATATTAATGTTAGCATATAGACCCCACTGTGTTAGGACACAGACTCTGTGACTGGGACAAAGCACAATGGTGATAACGTGTAGTAATGATGAAGTGGTACTCTGGCTCCATGGCTGCTGAAAGCAGACTTTTGATTCTCCACATTCCTTGTGCCCGTCTAGGAAGAGTTTGTATGTCTTGGGAATGGTGTCCTGGGGGCTTTTAGGTTATTGTGTATTGTCAGTCTTTTTCCCCAAGATGGCTGGGGCTTGGGGGACTCGCCCTGACATAAAGCGTAGGATTTCAGTCACTTCAAATAGCTGGTGTCGCAATGCAAAGGTCTGGCTTAACTGTGCTCTGTCATTTTGCATATGGTAAGGAGAAGAGTCAGGGGACTCTGTGTGGGTGATCTGCATGTTATGTGGGGACCACCTCGACCACACAGATCTTAAGCTGCTGCGTGTCACTCGACTTAAAAGGTTAAAGCCAGTGTCGGTGGGAAGGTCGTTTGGGATGATGTCAGAGGGGACGGAAGAAGCACAGGAGCTGCCCACAGAGTGGTCGGGCGCTAACTGTGGAAACAAATGCacaatgtacttttttttaaatataatttaggaAGCAAAATGTGGATTCAGCAAACAAATTCTGGAAATACTGAATAGTACTGGGTATGTAAATCTTTTGTTCCATTCTGCTACTGATACTTCAGTTTTAATGTTTAAACATATTTGTATAATATTTATTGACACATTTCTAATTTTTATAGTGTATTTTCAATGCTTTAACTTAGACCAAAAAGGAATTTTCAGTTCCTTGTTCTTACCATGCATAAAAAAATGCAGGGAGACTATCACATAATCTAAGCTTTTATTTGAAGTCTGTGCTttcagagctggaaagatggttcagtgatttaAGAAGATGAGAGTCGTTCCTAGCACCCATTTCAGGCATCTCATAGCTGCCTGTGACTCAGGTCCTGGGGATGCTTTGTGTGGAGTAGGATGGACTATCTAAGTCTCTGCTTGCTCCTGGGTTGGAGCTGGGTTGGAATTGTCCAGCGGGGACTCCCTGATTGGCTTTTGTGGTTAAAACCAAATCCATCTTCTTGGATCCACAGCATTTGTTCTTTTGGATTTTCAAATGTTTCATGATTGCTTTTCAAATTACAATATGTGTTCTGATCATACTTTGAATAGATAGCCTGTTTTCTGAAGTTGTAGATCTGAAGTTGCAGGATGGAAGGCAGTATATAGCACAGTCTGAATGTGACCTTCAAAAAAATGGCTCTTTGTAAAGAAATgttggggccagcaagatggtatAGAGGATAAAGGTGCTTGTCCCCAAGAATGATGccccgagtttgatccctgggacccaaatACTGGagggagagaattgactcctcgtgtaagttgtcctctgactgcacACAGATATCTTGGTCTTCTACTGTGCCCATAAATATTTAGGAGAAATTTGGCAGGTCCCACTGTAGCTAGTGTTGTCATCAAAAGACTGAGTGATTTTTGTCTTCGAATGACCAGTCTGACAGTAAAAGTCATTTCCATTTGCTTTACAGCAGATTTTCTAGAGTAAGCTCTGTTAGCGCTGGACTGCTTTTCTTGACCTTATTAAAACACTAGGtagattttatgttttttttttttgtttgtttgtttgtttaaaatgaaCACCTAgtaaaatgctttctccttttgcaGGGTTGAATATGAGACTTTTGATATACTGGAGGATGAAGAAGTAAGTTCTAGGTTCTCTGTTTCCTCCCACGTTTTAGCTTTGTTCACAGGGTCTGAGGGGAAGGATTCAGGATTTCTGTTGTTTCCTTAGGTGCGTCAGGGATTAAAAACGTTCTCAAATTGGCCAACCTACCCTCAGCTGTATGTGAGAGGGGATCTTGTTGGAGGACTGGATATTGTCAAGGTAGGAGCTTTCTGCTGTTACTCTGGGAACAGAAATCCTTGAGTGTTTAAGCATCCAGCTTTGGTATGGCCTGGCTCCTCTCTTCTCCAGCCTCACACCCAGCCTCGTTCATGGTGTAGTATCTCGTGCTCTCTCCTGCTCTGAGCCTTCTTCAGTCTTCGAATGCTGCCAGCTGCCAGTGAGAGTTAGACGCTGTAGCCGACTGAGTGTCTAGATGACCTCAGAAGACCCCGATGTGCTAACTACAACACAGCtagcttccttccttgttttcttgtCTATCAGTACCTGGTTCCCGtcactttgtgttttcttgtatcttccttatttaattctttttatctCCATCCTTTGGGGCACAACTTCTTTTGTAAATGTGCATTTTTCCTGCTGGGAACACTTCTCTGCTCTAATATTCTTatgcattttcattttttgttattgtaattgtttctctgggtcatttttcttttcccataACCGCCCATAATGGTGCAGGCCTGAGGATGAGGTctgtctcagccttcccagtTCTGAGATCACAGGTCTGAGCCATCAAAGCTGGTCTCGCATCACTTCAGATCCTTCCTGATGCTCTGTTTATGTTAGGAACTTGGTAAATGATTATTAGATAGTCAAAAAACTTGtttctcgggttggggatttagctcagtggtacagtgcttgcctagcaagcgcaaggccctgggttcggtccccagctccagaaaaaaaaaagagggaaaaaaaaagtttctcttgTCTTTTAAATGAACCTGgcatttctttttagttttttgaggcagagtttctctgtgtagccttggctatcctggaactacttctgtagtccaggctggcctctaacttagaAATTGTCTACCTTTGCCTCTTGAGTGGTGAAATATGCCACCAGTGCCTGGC is part of the Rattus norvegicus strain BN/NHsdMcwi chromosome 1, GRCr8, whole genome shotgun sequence genome and harbors:
- the Glrx3 gene encoding glutaredoxin-3 isoform X3, encoding MLFMKGTPQEPRCGFSKQMVEILHKHNIQFSSFDIFSDEEVRQGLKTYSNWPTYPQLYVSGELIGGLDIIKELEASEELDTICPKAPKLEERLKVLTNKASVMLFMKGNKQEAKCGFSKQILEILNSTGVEYETFDILEDEEVRQGLKTFSNWPTYPQLYVRGDLVGGLDIVKELKDNGELLPILKGEN
- the Glrx3 gene encoding glutaredoxin-3 isoform X1, with protein sequence MNDVMAELAKEHPHVSFVKLEAEAVPEVSEKYEISSVPTFLFFKNSQKVDRLDGAHAPELTKKVQRHVSSGSFPPSTNEHVKEDLNLRLKKLTHAAPCMLFMKGTPQEPRCGFSKQMVEILHKHNIQFSSFDIFSDEEVRQGLKTYSNWPTYPQLYVSGELIGGLDIIKELEASEELDTICPKAPKLEERLKVLTNKASVMLFMKGNKQEAKCGFSKQILEILNSTGVEYETFDILEDEEVRQGLKTFSNWPTYPQLYVRGDLVGGLDIVKELKDNGELLPILKGEN